Genomic segment of Kibdelosporangium phytohabitans:
TCCGCTTGCTGAGCGTCAGCACGGCCACGTCGTGGCCCTTCAGCGCGTCCGTGTAGCTCGGGTGCACCCAGATATGCCTGACCTGCACCATGACGCCCGCGTTCGTGGCTTTCTTGTCGTCGCGCCCGGCGACCACGTAGACGTTGCCGGGCGTCTCCTGCTCGCCCTTGACGCAGTGCGCGGCGGTGACGACCTTCTCGCTCGTGGCCAGCGTGCCACCGCAGAACTGGAAACCGTCCTGCTGCGCGAGGTACACGGCGTACGGGTAGTCCTGCGTGCTCGCTCTCGTCCCGCCGACGATCCGGACGTCGGCCGACGCGGGCACCGCTGCCGCGACCAGACCGGCCAGGAGACACACCACCGCCAGCGCGCGGCCCATTCTGATTTTCTCCCCCATGGCGTGCTCCCTCCGACTCCCACTGAGACGTGGTCAACGTTATGTGAGAAGAGATCAACGCGCTGTCACTGAATCGGGTGGAGTTCATCCGTGATTAGCTGGACCCGTGCGTACCCTGTTGGTGATCTTGTTGCTGGTGGCCGGATGCGGCGCGCAACCGGCGGCGCAGCCCACCGCGCGACCGGCGCCGGCATCGCTCACGCCAAGCGGAACTCCGGTCACCACAACGGAAAAAGCCACACCGGCGACCACATCGACGAGCGCGGCGGCCAAGCCGGTCTGGCAGGTCGGCAAGAACCCGCTGCCGAAACGGGCCGACGGATTCGGCGAGATCAGGCCGACACCGCCCGAACTGGTGAATCGGTCATTGCCGACAAAGGACGTGCTACCGCCACCGGCGGACGGCGAGTACAAATCCACCGTCACGCCCATCCCGCCGGACGTGCTGGCGCGCAGCACGTGGCAGGCGGGGTGCCCGGTCGGCAAGGACGACCTGCGGTACCTCACGATGTCGTTCTGGGGCTTCGACGGCCGTCCGCACACCGGCGAGATGATCGTCAACACGAAGGTCGCCCAGCAGGTCACGGCCGTGTTCGGCAAGCTGTACGAAGCGAGGTTCCCGATCGAGGAGATGCGCGTGACCGCGCCTGCCGAGCTGACCGCGCCACCGACCGGGGACGGCAACTCCACGAGCGCGTTCGTCTGCCG
This window contains:
- a CDS encoding M15 family metallopeptidase yields the protein MLVILLLVAGCGAQPAAQPTARPAPASLTPSGTPVTTTEKATPATTSTSAAAKPVWQVGKNPLPKRADGFGEIRPTPPELVNRSLPTKDVLPPPADGEYKSTVTPIPPDVLARSTWQAGCPVGKDDLRYLTMSFWGFDGRPHTGEMIVNTKVAQQVTAVFGKLYEARFPIEEMRVTAPAELTAPPTGDGNSTSAFVCRPARGQTTWSAHAYGLAIDVNSFCNPYSKGELVLPELASAYLDRGRARPGMIRAGDVAERAFTAIGWTWGGTWRTPRDLMHFSATGT